A region from the Spirochaeta thermophila DSM 6192 genome encodes:
- a CDS encoding L-rhamnose isomerase, which produces MTSNDRVERAFEEAKARYADLGVDVEAAVKRCAEIPVSIHCWQGDDVVGLEGKDALTGGGILATGNYPGRARSGDELRQDAAKAFSLVPGTKRFNLHAMYAETEGKRVDRDALEPKHFEKWVEWAKSLRIGLDFNPTFFSHPLADSGFTLSHPDKEIRAFWVRHAVACERIAAYFASELDGVCINNLWIPDGWKDVPVDRLGPRERLLASLDEIYGERLPGVIDTVESKLFGIGSESYVTGSHEFYLGYAVSRKVGVCLDMGHFHPTETIHDKISSLVLFVPHVLIHMSRGVRWDSDHVVLFTDDVRAVATEMVSLGMWDRIHLAVDYFDASINRILAWVIGARAVQKALLSAFLEPVGRLEELEAEGRLGERLALMEDVKSLPFAAVWDYYCRSQDVPLDVEWIREVEAYERQVLSKRT; this is translated from the coding sequence ATGACATCGAACGACAGAGTTGAACGGGCCTTCGAAGAGGCGAAGGCTCGGTACGCGGACCTCGGTGTGGACGTCGAGGCCGCGGTGAAGAGGTGTGCGGAGATCCCCGTCTCCATCCACTGCTGGCAGGGCGACGATGTGGTGGGGCTCGAGGGTAAGGATGCGCTCACGGGTGGGGGTATCCTCGCGACCGGCAACTACCCGGGAAGGGCGCGGAGTGGCGACGAGCTCCGCCAGGATGCGGCCAAGGCCTTCTCCCTCGTCCCGGGGACGAAGCGATTCAACCTCCACGCGATGTATGCGGAGACCGAGGGGAAGCGGGTGGACAGGGACGCCCTCGAACCGAAGCACTTCGAGAAGTGGGTGGAGTGGGCCAAGTCTTTGAGGATAGGGCTCGACTTCAATCCCACCTTCTTCTCCCATCCTCTGGCGGATTCGGGGTTCACCTTGAGCCATCCCGACAAGGAGATCCGGGCCTTCTGGGTGAGGCACGCGGTCGCCTGCGAACGGATCGCCGCGTATTTCGCCTCTGAGCTGGATGGGGTGTGCATCAACAACCTCTGGATCCCCGACGGATGGAAGGACGTCCCTGTCGACAGACTGGGACCCAGGGAGCGGCTCCTCGCATCGCTCGACGAGATCTACGGGGAGCGTCTCCCGGGCGTGATCGACACGGTGGAATCCAAGCTCTTCGGTATCGGTTCGGAATCCTATGTGACCGGCTCGCACGAGTTCTATCTGGGCTATGCGGTGAGCCGGAAGGTGGGCGTGTGTCTCGACATGGGCCACTTCCATCCCACCGAGACGATCCACGACAAGATCTCCTCGCTCGTCCTCTTCGTCCCGCACGTGCTCATCCACATGAGCAGGGGGGTGCGGTGGGATTCGGACCACGTGGTGCTCTTCACGGACGACGTGCGCGCGGTGGCCACCGAGATGGTGAGCCTCGGCATGTGGGACAGGATACACCTCGCCGTGGACTACTTCGATGCGAGCATCAACCGAATCCTCGCGTGGGTGATCGGTGCCCGGGCCGTGCAGAAGGCCCTCCTCTCGGCCTTCCTCGAACCGGTGGGCCGTCTCGAGGAGCTCGAAGCGGAGGGGCGACTCGGTGAGCGGCTCGCCCTCATGGAGGATGTGAAGAGCCTCCCGTTCGCCGCGGTGTGGGATTACTACTGTCGCTCCCAGGATGTGCCCCTCGATGTGGAGTGGATCCGCGAGGTGGAGGCCTACGAGAGACAGGTGCTTTCGAAGCGGACCTGA
- a CDS encoding methyl-accepting chemotaxis protein: MRESLEAIEALQEIILANLAEVQGLYDELYRWAGRLYGVGDSVYPKQFYVIPPVTGGEEEREEALVQLSFFDNALTGLDGSVETSLSVLEEQTDLIDGQIRALRQQAFSSSLVVVGIMVTAILLVLVLTARGMARRIYGMLRGIGRLKEGRLSVAFDTRGNDELASIGRSMEEFTRVLRAVVESMSDTVSASREVRESLSGASVETNAALEKVSAAVKGVEEKMVYLEETARATAAAVTSIVEAVDRLKEQIQVQASMVEQSTAAVTEVITTIGSMAAIAREHTSLGEDLVRISKEGKDVFESGFRKMEAVVEMAGRIEEMSRIIGNIASQTNLLAINAAIEAAHAGDAGKGFAVVAEEVRKLAEASSKSSREIADSIREITGAIEGARAGISDTRESFSLLGEKIEEVSAAIVQIAGNLQEAGTGSQQILSAVTTLRDTSNEIHEDSLQVAEETRRISASVSALEEVVEYVTSAMGRVEEDLREVLDASRKASDLVVILSERETSLEERLSYFKTEES, encoded by the coding sequence GTGAGGGAATCGCTCGAGGCCATCGAGGCGCTTCAGGAGATCATCCTGGCAAATCTCGCCGAGGTGCAGGGGCTCTACGATGAGCTCTACCGGTGGGCCGGGCGTCTCTACGGGGTGGGTGACTCGGTGTATCCCAAACAGTTCTATGTGATACCACCGGTCACCGGCGGGGAGGAGGAAAGGGAGGAGGCCCTCGTCCAGCTCTCCTTCTTCGACAACGCCCTCACCGGATTGGATGGGAGCGTGGAGACCTCCCTCTCCGTGCTCGAGGAGCAGACCGATCTCATCGACGGCCAGATCAGGGCCCTGCGCCAGCAGGCGTTCTCGTCCTCCCTCGTGGTGGTGGGGATCATGGTGACGGCGATCCTCCTCGTCCTCGTCCTCACGGCCCGGGGTATGGCCCGGCGTATCTATGGGATGCTCAGAGGGATAGGGAGGCTCAAGGAGGGCCGCCTCTCGGTCGCCTTCGACACACGGGGGAACGACGAGCTCGCGTCGATCGGCCGCAGCATGGAGGAGTTCACCCGTGTGCTCCGCGCGGTGGTGGAGAGTATGAGCGATACCGTGTCCGCGAGCAGGGAGGTGAGGGAGTCCTTGAGCGGGGCCTCTGTGGAGACGAATGCTGCGCTCGAGAAGGTCTCCGCGGCGGTCAAAGGGGTGGAGGAGAAGATGGTGTATCTGGAGGAGACCGCCAGGGCCACCGCCGCTGCGGTGACCTCCATCGTGGAGGCCGTGGATCGGCTCAAGGAGCAGATACAGGTGCAGGCTTCCATGGTGGAACAATCCACTGCAGCCGTGACCGAGGTGATCACCACCATAGGGTCGATGGCCGCCATCGCCAGGGAACACACTTCGTTGGGAGAGGATCTGGTACGGATCTCGAAAGAGGGAAAGGATGTCTTCGAGTCCGGATTCAGGAAGATGGAGGCGGTGGTGGAGATGGCCGGAAGGATAGAGGAGATGAGCAGGATCATCGGGAACATCGCATCCCAGACCAACCTTCTGGCCATCAATGCCGCCATCGAGGCGGCCCATGCAGGAGACGCGGGGAAGGGGTTCGCGGTGGTGGCCGAGGAGGTGAGGAAACTGGCGGAGGCATCGAGCAAGAGCTCGAGGGAGATCGCGGATTCGATACGGGAGATCACCGGTGCCATCGAGGGTGCCCGTGCGGGTATCTCGGACACCCGTGAGAGTTTTTCCCTGCTCGGGGAGAAGATCGAGGAGGTGTCCGCTGCGATCGTGCAGATCGCGGGGAACCTCCAGGAGGCAGGAACCGGGAGCCAGCAGATTCTCTCCGCGGTGACGACATTGAGGGACACCAGCAATGAGATACATGAGGATTCCCTTCAGGTGGCCGAGGAGACACGGAGGATCTCCGCCTCGGTCTCTGCGCTCGAGGAGGTGGTCGAATACGTGACCTCCGCCATGGGGCGGGTGGAAGAGGATCTCCGGGAGGTCCTGGATGCTTCCCGCAAGGCCTCGGATCTCGTCGTGATCCTCTCCGAACGGGAGACCTCCCTGGAGGAGCGGTTGAGTTATTTCAAGACTGAGGAGTCATAA
- a CDS encoding sensor histidine kinase has protein sequence MRFQTRLFMGYSLLIVVLVVILTAGFYLYARGLFERNAVETSRLLVSKVGSQLDAMWYWMDFVLLTLLSDASFKSAVTTLHTLPRDDPSNNPFLNDAMWTIRRFLLSYVFHKAFHAVIFLNGQGDLFSSNFMAHSSGLNKGGLPNEIAALLPHELGGSPFFLLPPFQDPWTEDHLEVFGMGRTIWDTGGEKAWLVVLKPIRDLELLIRPSLSPYTSVIIAWRGMPFFSSPSRSPISSTLLTFYSGIVEEKREEFVSNPTTGRRELVLSYESQIAGLRVFWILERDALLRPLRFTSFIAAMMALSVVAISLLFNLLFTRSLTRPLRMLREWMEGTEVKTLTPPSIRRIETSHDEVMELVEAFRDLTYRLDDSIRRELQLRTSWMQTKLDLVYSQVNPHFLYNVLNVISQRAFQVGDDIIPTVCDGIAAMLRYASAQDHMVLLREELEYLRHYLFIMKLRLEDAFEWRVEVEDGLLGVRVPRMILQPLVENAVKYRKRKERLVVRVEGVRGRGASWLVRVSDNGMGMTPEKMEEVRRAFALVALHLDRGEELPSVSAPGGTGLVNLYTRLYVVFRDRLVWRMESNVREGTLVEIGVKEDGGDQGDGDRR, from the coding sequence ATGAGGTTCCAGACCAGGCTCTTCATGGGGTACTCCCTGCTCATCGTGGTCCTCGTGGTGATCCTCACCGCGGGGTTCTACCTCTACGCCCGGGGGCTCTTCGAACGCAACGCGGTCGAAACGTCGAGGTTGCTCGTCTCCAAGGTAGGCTCCCAGCTCGACGCGATGTGGTATTGGATGGACTTCGTCCTTCTCACCCTTCTGTCGGATGCCTCTTTCAAATCCGCGGTCACCACGCTGCACACACTCCCCAGGGACGATCCTTCCAACAACCCCTTCCTCAACGATGCCATGTGGACCATCCGGCGGTTCTTGCTCTCGTACGTCTTTCACAAGGCCTTCCACGCCGTGATCTTCCTGAACGGTCAGGGTGATCTTTTCTCGAGCAATTTCATGGCACACTCAAGCGGGCTCAATAAGGGAGGGCTGCCGAATGAGATCGCCGCCCTCCTCCCCCATGAGCTTGGGGGCTCCCCTTTCTTCCTCCTCCCCCCTTTCCAAGATCCATGGACAGAGGATCATCTCGAGGTTTTCGGCATGGGCCGGACCATATGGGATACCGGAGGTGAGAAGGCTTGGCTCGTAGTCCTGAAACCGATAAGAGATCTGGAGCTCCTGATCCGTCCTTCGCTTTCTCCCTACACTTCGGTGATCATTGCGTGGCGGGGGATGCCGTTTTTCTCATCTCCCAGTCGTTCGCCGATTTCCTCCACTCTCCTCACCTTCTACAGTGGGATCGTAGAGGAGAAAAGGGAGGAGTTCGTCTCCAATCCCACTACAGGAAGGAGAGAGCTCGTACTCTCATATGAGTCACAGATCGCCGGCTTGAGGGTCTTCTGGATCCTCGAGAGGGATGCACTGCTCAGACCACTTCGCTTCACCTCCTTTATCGCTGCGATGATGGCCCTGAGCGTGGTCGCGATTTCCCTCCTATTCAATCTCCTCTTCACTCGTTCCCTCACACGGCCGCTCCGTATGCTTAGGGAATGGATGGAGGGCACCGAGGTGAAGACCCTCACGCCCCCCTCGATCCGACGCATCGAGACCTCTCACGACGAGGTGATGGAGCTGGTGGAGGCCTTCAGGGATCTCACCTATCGACTCGACGACTCCATACGGAGAGAACTCCAGCTTCGGACATCCTGGATGCAGACCAAACTCGATCTGGTGTACTCGCAGGTGAACCCTCACTTCCTCTATAATGTCCTCAACGTGATCTCCCAGAGGGCCTTCCAGGTGGGAGATGATATCATTCCCACGGTGTGTGACGGCATCGCCGCCATGCTTCGATACGCCTCGGCCCAGGATCACATGGTGCTCCTGAGGGAGGAGCTCGAGTACCTGCGCCACTACCTCTTCATAATGAAGCTGAGACTCGAGGATGCCTTCGAGTGGAGGGTCGAGGTGGAGGATGGGCTCCTCGGTGTACGGGTGCCGAGGATGATCCTTCAGCCGCTCGTCGAGAACGCCGTCAAGTACAGGAAGAGGAAGGAACGGCTCGTCGTCCGCGTGGAAGGAGTGAGGGGGCGAGGGGCCTCCTGGCTGGTGCGTGTCTCGGACAACGGTATGGGGATGACTCCCGAGAAGATGGAAGAGGTGCGGAGGGCTTTCGCCCTGGTGGCCCTGCACCTCGACAGGGGGGAAGAGCTTCCCTCGGTCTCGGCTCCAGGAGGGACGGGGCTCGTCAATCTCTACACCAGGCTCTATGTGGTCTTCCGGGACCGACTGGTATGGCGGATGGAGAGTAACGTACGTGAGGGTACCCTCGTGGAAATAGGAGTGAAGGAGGACGGCGGTGATCAGGGTGATGGTGATCGACGATGA
- a CDS encoding response regulator transcription factor: MIRVMVIDDEPPARRFLKGLIEGMEGFVLVGEAEDGAEALSRIRVLDPDLVITDVKMPVMDGIDLAHTLVREHPLIPLLVVSAYDDFEYVEELLHTGVVHYLLKPVNPERMRKTLAEMIPSLLNARRRRQEDALLASLVGEKTEIAPVRARHLWMALARLGSPPLRYRLSTPRTIQDVDLRDPETGSAIFVFQGRDVDEYLYLSPPEVSFARFSQFVSSHFGGCNPHRKTRTLILRSSLVTPEDLPRAAVDLYKALDEHVVLGRSRFLRYEDLTSEDAANPTPVPPGEDIVLFMQTDPGRVPGWFESAGRAFEEHEVPFGRVISWVRGLLAELPSLLPGERPVPTGEEVLDLASSCDSYPELCRTLASRVVPGDVRLEDVDLAGAPAVFAEVCAYLRKHFRERLSPGEVARKFRISESYLRKLFREYKGASFKDYLTSLRIEEAKRLLSLTPPLPVKAVASSVGFKDEFYFSRVFRERTGISPTAYRGIAGKSM; encoded by the coding sequence GTGATCAGGGTGATGGTGATCGACGATGAGCCTCCGGCGAGGAGGTTCCTCAAGGGGCTCATCGAGGGGATGGAGGGGTTCGTCCTGGTGGGAGAAGCCGAGGACGGGGCGGAGGCCCTCTCCAGGATCAGGGTACTCGATCCCGATCTCGTCATCACCGATGTGAAGATGCCGGTGATGGATGGTATTGATCTGGCGCATACCCTCGTGAGGGAACATCCCCTCATCCCCTTACTCGTGGTCTCCGCCTATGACGACTTCGAGTATGTCGAGGAGCTCCTTCACACCGGGGTGGTCCACTACCTGCTCAAGCCGGTGAATCCCGAGCGCATGCGGAAGACGCTCGCCGAGATGATACCTTCTCTCCTCAATGCCCGACGTAGAAGGCAGGAGGATGCCCTCCTGGCCTCTCTAGTGGGAGAGAAGACGGAGATCGCCCCAGTGCGAGCTCGACATCTCTGGATGGCTCTTGCGAGACTGGGTTCTCCCCCTCTCAGGTATCGTCTTTCCACGCCTCGGACTATCCAGGACGTGGATCTCAGGGATCCCGAGACCGGCTCAGCGATCTTTGTCTTCCAGGGGCGTGATGTCGATGAGTACCTCTATCTCTCTCCGCCGGAGGTCTCTTTCGCGAGGTTCTCCCAGTTCGTGAGTAGTCATTTCGGTGGATGCAATCCTCATCGAAAAACCCGCACCCTCATCCTTCGCTCTTCACTCGTCACCCCTGAGGATCTTCCTCGTGCGGCCGTAGATCTCTACAAGGCTCTCGACGAACACGTGGTGCTCGGACGCTCCCGCTTCCTTCGGTACGAGGATCTCACTTCTGAGGATGCAGCTAATCCAACTCCTGTCCCGCCTGGAGAGGATATCGTCTTGTTCATGCAGACCGATCCCGGACGAGTTCCAGGATGGTTCGAGTCCGCCGGCAGAGCCTTCGAGGAGCACGAGGTCCCCTTCGGACGGGTGATCTCCTGGGTAAGGGGCCTCCTTGCCGAGCTGCCTTCTCTCCTTCCGGGTGAGCGGCCGGTCCCCACAGGCGAAGAGGTGCTCGATCTCGCATCGTCGTGCGATTCGTATCCCGAGTTGTGTAGGACGCTCGCTTCCCGCGTGGTTCCCGGGGATGTGAGGCTCGAAGATGTCGATCTGGCAGGGGCCCCTGCAGTGTTCGCGGAAGTCTGTGCATATCTTAGGAAACACTTCCGCGAACGACTCTCACCCGGAGAGGTGGCCCGAAAGTTCAGGATATCGGAATCGTACCTGAGGAAGCTCTTCCGCGAGTACAAGGGTGCGTCATTCAAGGACTACCTCACCTCGCTCAGGATAGAGGAGGCGAAGCGATTGCTCTCCCTCACACCCCCACTGCCCGTCAAGGCGGTGGCCTCCTCGGTGGGTTTCAAGGACGAGTTCTACTTCAGTCGGGTTTTCAGGGAACGCACAGGCATCTCTCCCACTGCATACCGCGGGATTGCCGGAAAGTCCATGTAG
- a CDS encoding ABC transporter substrate-binding protein — protein sequence MRWKTMLLLVIMGMTLLPIFASGEGEGPASTSPGGAEPVEITLLIDNQSPLDGLKAVAAAAEEKLGIKVTFEFRPGGPEGENYLKTRLVAGDMSDLSYFNSGSLFLALNPPQYFVDLTDEAFMDPVIATFKQVVSVNGRVYAAPAGEITAGGWFYNKKVYERLGLEVPHTWHELMANCEKIKAAGIPPIAASYKDSWTSQLILLADYYNVQRAYPDFHEDYTAHRAGFADTPAARRGFEKLREVYERGFLSPHPASTTYENALLMLANGEAAHYPMATVALANLQAVAPDKVSDIGFFGQPGDDPSDHGVTIWLPAGLSIWKGSHHIDEAKRFLAFFLSQEGLDTYMRAQKPFGPFPIQGISLPDDIFPATRDLLSYIDAGKTAPALEFISPIKGPNLPQICVEVGLGLKSPVDGAREYDRDVEKQAKQLGLPGW from the coding sequence ATGAGATGGAAGACGATGCTTCTGCTCGTCATCATGGGGATGACCCTCCTCCCGATCTTCGCCTCAGGAGAGGGCGAGGGTCCTGCCTCCACCTCTCCGGGAGGAGCCGAGCCGGTGGAGATCACCCTGCTCATCGACAACCAGAGCCCTCTCGATGGGCTCAAGGCCGTTGCTGCTGCAGCCGAGGAGAAGCTGGGCATAAAGGTCACCTTCGAGTTCAGACCGGGCGGACCGGAGGGAGAGAACTATCTCAAGACCCGGCTTGTCGCAGGGGATATGAGTGATCTTTCATACTTCAACTCCGGTTCCCTCTTTCTCGCCCTCAACCCTCCACAGTACTTCGTCGATCTCACCGATGAGGCCTTCATGGACCCGGTGATAGCTACCTTCAAGCAGGTCGTGAGTGTGAATGGGCGGGTCTACGCCGCTCCTGCGGGTGAGATAACGGCAGGGGGATGGTTCTACAACAAAAAGGTGTATGAACGTCTCGGACTCGAGGTGCCGCACACCTGGCATGAACTCATGGCGAACTGCGAGAAGATAAAGGCGGCCGGGATCCCGCCCATCGCGGCTTCCTACAAGGACTCCTGGACCAGCCAGCTCATCCTCCTTGCCGACTACTACAACGTTCAGCGGGCCTATCCTGACTTCCACGAGGACTATACCGCCCACCGTGCGGGTTTCGCCGACACCCCTGCTGCACGCAGAGGGTTCGAAAAGCTTCGGGAGGTCTACGAGAGAGGGTTCCTGAGTCCTCATCCCGCCTCCACCACGTATGAGAATGCCCTCCTCATGCTCGCGAACGGGGAGGCGGCCCACTACCCCATGGCCACCGTTGCGCTGGCCAACCTTCAGGCCGTGGCTCCGGACAAGGTGAGCGACATCGGATTCTTCGGACAGCCGGGAGATGATCCTTCCGATCACGGGGTCACTATCTGGCTCCCTGCAGGACTCTCCATCTGGAAGGGAAGCCATCACATCGATGAGGCGAAGCGGTTCCTGGCCTTCTTCCTCTCACAGGAAGGCCTCGATACCTATATGAGGGCGCAGAAGCCCTTTGGGCCCTTTCCCATTCAGGGGATTTCCCTCCCCGACGACATCTTTCCTGCGACGAGGGATCTCCTTTCCTACATAGATGCGGGAAAGACCGCTCCTGCACTCGAGTTCATATCTCCCATCAAGGGGCCGAACCTCCCTCAGATCTGCGTCGAGGTAGGGTTGGGACTCAAGAGCCCGGTCGATGGTGCCCGCGAGTACGATCGAGACGTGGAGAAGCAGGCGAAGCAGCTCGGTCTCCCCGGCTGGTGA
- a CDS encoding carbohydrate ABC transporter permease translates to MRTRIYSYWFILPGMVIYGLFFLFPVLISFPFSFTRWTLTDWYFTGLDNFRMFFSEPSLRIGFINTFIYAVLTSGLKTVLGFIFAAYLVARPLGSGFLQSITFFPSIISTVAVGVTFSGLMHPAFGLINKALAFIGIPGPDWLGDPHLALLSVSLVDVWRGVGIATVIYIAGIRSIPRSYYEAAMIDGATSGQRLLSITLPLSRPAMNTVILLSFIGGLRTFDLIWVMTRGGPGFSSDLIASIIYKQYQSGFYGLSTAGNVILFIFIALLAVPLNRVLSKSEVSL, encoded by the coding sequence ATGAGAACGAGAATCTACAGCTACTGGTTCATTCTCCCGGGGATGGTCATCTACGGGCTCTTCTTCCTCTTCCCTGTGCTCATTTCCTTTCCATTCAGCTTCACCCGGTGGACCCTTACCGACTGGTATTTCACCGGGCTGGACAATTTCAGGATGTTCTTCTCGGAGCCTTCTCTCAGGATAGGGTTCATCAACACTTTCATCTATGCCGTGCTCACGAGCGGTCTCAAGACCGTACTCGGGTTCATCTTCGCCGCCTATCTCGTGGCGAGACCCCTGGGTTCGGGTTTTCTCCAGTCGATCACCTTCTTTCCTTCCATCATAAGTACGGTGGCCGTGGGTGTGACATTCAGCGGCCTCATGCACCCCGCCTTTGGTCTCATAAACAAGGCCTTGGCGTTCATCGGTATCCCCGGTCCCGACTGGTTGGGGGATCCCCACCTCGCACTCCTCTCGGTGAGTCTGGTGGACGTGTGGCGAGGGGTAGGGATAGCCACCGTGATCTACATCGCCGGGATAAGGTCGATCCCTCGCAGTTACTATGAGGCGGCCATGATCGATGGAGCGACCTCAGGCCAGCGGCTTCTCTCCATCACCCTTCCCCTCTCGCGGCCTGCCATGAATACCGTGATCCTGCTCTCCTTCATAGGGGGCCTCAGGACCTTCGACCTGATCTGGGTCATGACGAGAGGAGGTCCGGGATTCTCCTCGGATCTCATCGCCTCCATTATCTACAAGCAGTACCAGTCGGGGTTCTACGGCCTGTCCACAGCGGGAAACGTGATACTCTTCATCTTTATCGCGCTCCTCGCAGTGCCGCTCAACAGAGTGCTCTCTAAGTCGGAGGTGAGTCTATGA